A single genomic interval of Streptomyces sp. NBC_00663 harbors:
- a CDS encoding F0F1 ATP synthase subunit gamma — MGAQLRVYKRRIRSVTATKKITKAMEMIAASRVVKAQRKVAASTPYATELTRAVTAVGTGSNTKHPLTTQAETVVRSAVLLLTSDRGLAGAFNSNAIKVAEQLTARLEAEGKEVDTYIVGRRGLAHYNFRERKVVESWSGFTDEPTYADAKKVAGPLIEAIEKDTAEGGVDELHIVFTEFVSMMTQTALDDRLLPLSLEEVAAEAPKGEILPLYDFEPSAEDVLDALLPRYVESRIYNALLQSAASKHAATRRAMKSATDNAGELITTLSRLANAARQAEITQEISEIVGGSAALADATAGSDR; from the coding sequence ATGGGAGCCCAGCTCCGGGTCTACAAGCGTCGCATCCGATCCGTCACCGCGACCAAGAAGATCACCAAGGCGATGGAGATGATCGCCGCCTCGCGCGTCGTCAAGGCGCAGCGCAAGGTGGCGGCCTCCACGCCGTACGCGACCGAGCTCACCCGCGCGGTCACGGCGGTCGGTACCGGTTCGAACACGAAGCACCCGCTGACCACGCAGGCCGAGACGGTCGTGCGGTCCGCGGTGCTGCTGCTGACGAGCGACCGTGGTCTCGCCGGCGCCTTCAACTCCAACGCCATCAAGGTGGCGGAGCAGCTGACCGCGCGTCTTGAGGCCGAGGGCAAGGAGGTCGACACGTACATCGTCGGCCGCCGCGGTCTGGCCCACTACAACTTCCGCGAGCGCAAGGTCGTGGAGTCGTGGTCGGGTTTCACCGACGAGCCCACGTACGCGGACGCCAAGAAGGTCGCGGGTCCGCTGATCGAGGCCATCGAGAAGGACACGGCCGAGGGTGGCGTGGATGAACTCCACATCGTCTTCACCGAGTTCGTCTCGATGATGACGCAGACGGCGCTCGACGACCGTCTGCTGCCGCTCAGCCTCGAAGAGGTTGCGGCGGAGGCGCCCAAGGGCGAGATCCTTCCGCTGTACGACTTCGAGCCGTCGGCGGAGGACGTCCTCGACGCCCTTCTGCCGCGGTACGTCGAAAGCCGTATCTACAACGCGCTGCTCCAGTCGGCTGCCTCCAAGCACGCCGCCACCCGCCGCGCGATGAAGTCGGCCACCGACAACGCCGGAGAGCTCATCACGACGCTCTCCCGGCTTGCCAACGCGGCCCGCCAGGCCGAAATCACCCAGGAAATCAGCGAGATCGTCGGAGGCTCCGCAGCCCTGGCCGACGCGACCGCGGGGAGTGACCGCTAA
- a CDS encoding F0F1 ATP synthase subunit delta produces MNGASREALAAARERLDALTDNTSVSARTLAEELAAVTALLDREVSLRRVLTDPAQAGEAKAELARRLLGGQVGGETADLVSGMVRSRWSQSRDLVDALEELAVLADLTAAQQSGALDDVEDELFRFGRIVASNTELRAALTDRAATGSAKGELLRSLLGGRADAATERLVTRLVTAPRGRSLEAGLESLSKLAADRRNRLVAVVTSAVPLSDAQKQRLGAALGKLYGHPVHLNIDVDPEVLGGIRVQVGDEVINGSIADRIEDAGRRLAG; encoded by the coding sequence ATGAACGGAGCGAGCCGCGAGGCCCTGGCAGCCGCACGTGAGCGTCTGGACGCGCTGACGGACAACACGTCCGTGAGCGCCCGCACGCTCGCCGAGGAACTGGCCGCCGTCACCGCGCTGCTCGACCGCGAGGTGTCGCTGCGTCGGGTCCTGACCGACCCGGCGCAGGCCGGCGAGGCCAAGGCCGAACTGGCCCGGCGTCTCCTGGGCGGCCAGGTCGGCGGCGAGACCGCGGACCTGGTGTCCGGCATGGTGCGCTCCCGCTGGTCGCAGTCGCGTGACCTGGTGGACGCCCTTGAGGAGCTGGCGGTTCTCGCCGACCTCACCGCCGCGCAGCAGTCCGGCGCGCTCGACGACGTGGAGGACGAGCTGTTCCGGTTCGGCCGGATCGTCGCCTCGAACACCGAGCTGCGGGCCGCGCTGACCGACCGCGCCGCGACCGGTTCGGCCAAGGGCGAGCTGCTGCGCAGCCTGCTCGGCGGTCGCGCCGACGCTGCCACCGAGCGTCTGGTGACGCGTCTTGTGACCGCGCCGCGGGGACGTAGCCTGGAAGCGGGACTGGAGTCCCTGTCCAAGCTCGCCGCGGACCGACGCAACCGTCTGGTCGCCGTCGTCACCTCGGCGGTACCGCTGAGCGACGCGCAGAAGCAGCGCCTGGGCGCCGCACTCGGGAAGCTCTACGGCCACCCGGTCCACCTGAACATCGACGTGGACCCCGAGGTTCTCGGCGGTATCCGGGTGCAGGTCGGCGACGAGGTCATCAACGGCTCCATCGCGGACCGCATCGAGGACGCCGGCCGCCGCCTGGCGGGCTGA
- the atpA gene encoding F0F1 ATP synthase subunit alpha: MAELTIRPEEIRDALENFVQSYKPDAASREEVGTVTLAGDGIAKVEGLPSAMANELLKFEDGTLGLALNLEEREIGTVILGEFSGVEEGQPVTRTGEVLSVAVGEGYLGRVVDPLGNPIDGLGEIETSGRRALELQAPGVMARKSVHEPMETGYKAVDAMTPIGRGQRQLIIGDRQTGKTALAVDTIINQRDNWRSGDPSKQVRCVYVAIGQKGSTIASVRGALEEAGALEYTTIVAAPASDPAGFKYLAPYTGSAIGQQWMYEGKHVLIIFDDLSKQADAYRAVSLLLRRPPGREAYPGDVFYLHSRLLERCAKLSDDLGAGSMTGLPIVETKANDVSAFIPTNVISITDGQCFLESDLFNAGQRPALNVGISVSRVGGSAQHKAMKQVSGRLRLDLAQYRELEAFAAFGSDLDAASKSQLERGQRLVELLKQPQYQPMPTEDQVVSVWAGTTGKMDDVPVADIRRFEKELLEYLHRKEQGLMTSIKEGGKMSDDTLTAVADAIAEFKKQFETSDGKLLGEDAPAAAK, translated from the coding sequence ATGGCGGAGCTCACGATCCGGCCGGAGGAGATCCGGGACGCGCTGGAGAACTTCGTCCAGTCGTACAAGCCGGACGCGGCCTCGCGCGAGGAGGTCGGTACGGTCACCCTTGCCGGCGACGGCATCGCGAAGGTCGAGGGTCTGCCCTCGGCCATGGCCAACGAACTGCTGAAGTTCGAGGACGGCACCCTCGGTCTTGCGCTCAACCTCGAAGAGCGCGAGATCGGTACCGTCATCCTCGGCGAGTTCAGCGGCGTCGAGGAGGGTCAGCCGGTCACGCGTACCGGTGAGGTCCTCTCCGTGGCCGTCGGCGAGGGCTACCTCGGCCGCGTCGTCGACCCGCTCGGCAACCCGATCGACGGCCTCGGCGAGATCGAGACCAGCGGTCGTCGCGCCCTTGAGCTTCAGGCTCCGGGCGTCATGGCCCGTAAGTCGGTGCACGAGCCGATGGAGACCGGCTACAAGGCCGTCGACGCGATGACCCCGATCGGCCGTGGCCAGCGTCAGCTGATCATCGGTGACCGCCAGACCGGCAAGACCGCCCTGGCCGTCGACACGATCATCAACCAGCGCGACAACTGGCGCTCCGGCGACCCGTCGAAGCAGGTCCGCTGCGTCTACGTCGCCATCGGTCAGAAGGGTTCGACCATCGCCTCCGTGCGTGGCGCCCTCGAAGAGGCCGGCGCGCTGGAGTACACGACCATCGTCGCCGCCCCGGCGTCCGACCCGGCCGGCTTCAAGTACCTGGCGCCGTACACCGGTTCGGCCATCGGTCAGCAGTGGATGTACGAGGGCAAGCACGTCCTCATCATCTTCGACGACCTCTCGAAGCAGGCCGACGCCTACCGCGCCGTGTCCCTGCTGCTGCGCCGCCCGCCGGGGCGTGAGGCCTACCCGGGTGACGTCTTCTACCTGCACTCCCGTCTCCTTGAGCGCTGCGCGAAGCTCTCCGACGACCTGGGCGCCGGTTCGATGACGGGTCTGCCGATCGTCGAGACGAAGGCCAACGACGTCTCCGCGTTCATCCCGACCAACGTCATCTCCATCACCGACGGCCAGTGCTTCCTGGAGTCGGACCTGTTCAACGCCGGTCAGCGCCCCGCGCTGAACGTCGGTATCTCCGTCTCCCGAGTCGGTGGTTCCGCGCAGCACAAGGCGATGAAGCAGGTCTCCGGCCGACTGCGCCTCGACCTGGCCCAGTACCGCGAGCTGGAGGCGTTCGCCGCCTTCGGTTCCGACCTGGACGCCGCGTCGAAGTCCCAGCTGGAGCGTGGTCAGCGTCTGGTCGAGCTGCTCAAGCAGCCGCAGTACCAGCCGATGCCGACCGAGGACCAGGTCGTCTCCGTGTGGGCCGGTACCACCGGCAAGATGGACGACGTCCCGGTCGCCGACATCCGCCGCTTCGAGAAGGAGCTGCTTGAGTACCTGCACCGCAAGGAGCAGGGCCTCATGACCTCCATCAAGGAGGGCGGCAAGATGTCGGACGACACCCTCACCGCTGTTGCCGACGCGATCGCCGAGTTCAAGAAGCAGTTCGAGACCTCGGACGGAAAGCTTCTCGGCGAGGACGCTCCGGCCGCCGCCAAGTGA
- the atpD gene encoding F0F1 ATP synthase subunit beta, with the protein MTTTVETATATGRVARVIGPVVDVEFPVDAMPEIYNALHVEVADPALDGAKKTLTLEVAQHLGDGLVRTISMQPTDGLVRQAPVTDTGASITVPVGDFTKGKVFNTLGEVLNVDEQYEGERWGIHRKAPNFDELESKTEMFETGVKVIDLLTPYVKGGKIGLFGGAGVGKTVLIQEMIYRVANNHDGVSVFAGVGERTREGNDLIEEMADSGVIDKTALVFGQMDEPPGTRLRVALAGLTMAEYFRDVQKQDVLFFIDNIFRFTQAGSEVSTLLGRMPSAVGYQPNLADEMGLLQERITSTRGHSITSMQAIYVPADDLTDPAPATTFAHLDATTVLSRPISEKGIYPAVDPLDSTSRILDPRYIAADHYNTAMRVKTVLQKYKDLQDIIAILGIDELGEEDKLVVHRARRVERFLSQNTHVAKQFTGVDGSDVPLDESITAFNAIIDGDYDHFPEQAFFLCGGIEDLKANAKELGVS; encoded by the coding sequence ATGACCACCACTGTTGAGACCGCGACGGCCACGGGCCGCGTCGCCCGGGTCATCGGCCCGGTCGTCGACGTGGAGTTCCCCGTCGACGCGATGCCGGAGATCTACAACGCGCTGCACGTCGAGGTGGCCGACCCGGCCCTCGACGGCGCGAAGAAGACGCTGACCCTGGAGGTCGCCCAGCACCTGGGTGACGGCCTGGTCCGCACCATCTCGATGCAGCCCACCGACGGTCTGGTCCGCCAGGCCCCGGTGACCGACACGGGTGCCTCCATCACCGTGCCGGTCGGCGACTTCACCAAGGGCAAGGTGTTCAACACCCTCGGTGAGGTGCTCAACGTCGACGAGCAGTACGAGGGCGAGCGCTGGGGCATCCACCGCAAGGCCCCGAACTTCGACGAGCTCGAGTCGAAGACCGAGATGTTCGAGACCGGCGTCAAGGTCATCGACCTTCTCACCCCGTACGTCAAGGGTGGAAAGATCGGTCTGTTCGGTGGTGCCGGCGTCGGCAAGACGGTGCTCATCCAGGAGATGATCTACCGCGTCGCCAACAACCACGACGGTGTCTCCGTGTTCGCCGGTGTCGGTGAGCGCACCCGTGAGGGCAACGACCTCATCGAGGAGATGGCCGACTCGGGCGTCATCGACAAGACCGCCCTGGTCTTCGGTCAGATGGACGAGCCCCCGGGCACCCGTCTCCGCGTGGCCCTCGCCGGTCTGACCATGGCGGAGTACTTCCGCGATGTGCAGAAGCAGGACGTGCTGTTCTTCATCGACAACATCTTCCGCTTCACGCAGGCCGGTTCCGAGGTCTCGACCCTGCTCGGCCGTATGCCCTCCGCGGTGGGTTACCAGCCGAACCTGGCCGACGAGATGGGTCTCCTCCAGGAGCGCATCACCTCGACCCGTGGTCACTCGATCACCTCGATGCAGGCGATCTACGTCCCCGCGGACGACCTGACCGACCCGGCCCCGGCCACCACCTTCGCCCACCTCGACGCGACGACGGTTCTCTCCCGTCCGATCTCCGAGAAGGGCATCTACCCGGCCGTGGACCCGCTGGACTCGACGTCCCGCATCCTCGACCCCCGCTACATCGCGGCGGACCACTACAACACCGCGATGCGCGTCAAGACGGTCCTCCAGAAGTACAAGGACCTTCAGGACATCATCGCGATCCTCGGTATCGACGAGCTGGGCGAAGAGGACAAGCTCGTCGTCCACCGCGCCCGTCGCGTGGAGCGCTTCCTGTCCCAGAACACCCACGTCGCCAAGCAGTTCACCGGCGTCGACGGGTCGGACGTACCGCTGGACGAGTCGATCACCGCGTTCAACGCGATCATCGACGGCGACTACGACCACTTCCCGGAGCAGGCGTTCTTCCTCTGCGGTGGCATTGAGGACCTCAAGGCCAACGCCAAGGAGCTGGGCGTCTCCTGA
- a CDS encoding F0F1 ATP synthase subunit epsilon: MAAELHVALVAADREVWSGEATLVVARTTSGDIGVMPGHQPLLGVLESGPVTIRTSDGGTVVAAVHGGFISFADNKLSLLAEIAELSDEIDVQRAERELERAKAEGDAAAERRADVRIRAAATR, encoded by the coding sequence TTGGCTGCTGAGCTGCACGTCGCGCTGGTCGCGGCCGACCGAGAGGTCTGGTCCGGCGAGGCCACCCTGGTCGTCGCGCGCACCACGTCCGGCGACATCGGCGTCATGCCCGGTCACCAGCCGCTGCTCGGTGTGCTGGAGTCGGGCCCGGTGACCATCCGTACGAGTGATGGTGGAACGGTCGTCGCCGCTGTGCACGGCGGTTTCATCTCGTTCGCGGACAACAAGCTGTCGCTGCTGGCCGAGATCGCCGAGCTGTCGGACGAGATCGATGTCCAGCGCGCCGAGCGGGAGCTGGAGCGCGCGAAGGCGGAGGGTGACGCCGCCGCCGAGCGTCGCGCCGACGTACGCATCCGTGCGGCGGCGACGCGCTAG
- a CDS encoding F0F1 ATP synthase subunit B, whose amino-acid sequence MNHALVQLAAEAEKENPLIPPWPELVIGLIAFVIVFGFLAKKLLPTINKVLEERREAIEGGIEKAEAAQTEAQSVLEQYKAQLAEARHEAARLRQEAQEQGATLIAEMRAEGQRQREEIVAAGHAQIEADRKAASSALRQDVGKLATDLAGKLVGESLEDHARQSRVIDRFLDELEEKAEAAR is encoded by the coding sequence GTGAACCACGCACTGGTTCAGCTGGCGGCCGAGGCGGAGAAGGAGAATCCCCTCATTCCGCCGTGGCCGGAGCTCGTCATCGGCCTGATCGCCTTCGTCATCGTCTTCGGCTTCCTCGCCAAGAAGCTCCTCCCGACCATCAACAAGGTTCTGGAAGAGCGGCGCGAGGCCATCGAGGGCGGTATCGAGAAGGCCGAGGCCGCACAGACCGAGGCCCAGAGCGTCCTTGAGCAGTACAAGGCACAGCTCGCCGAGGCCCGCCACGAGGCCGCGCGCCTGCGCCAGGAGGCACAGGAGCAGGGCGCCACGCTCATCGCCGAGATGCGCGCGGAAGGCCAGCGGCAGCGTGAGGAGATCGTCGCCGCCGGTCACGCCCAGATCGAGGCCGACCGCAAGGCCGCCTCGTCCGCGCTGCGCCAGGACGTCGGCAAGCTCGCCACCGACCTGGCCGGCAAGCTCGTCGGTGAGTCCCTCGAGGACCACGCCCGGCAGTCCCGCGTGATCGACCGCTTCCTCGACGAGCTCGAGGAGAAGGCCGAGGCCGCGCGATGA
- the atpB gene encoding F0F1 ATP synthase subunit A, which yields MKEPAVSADPTQTLAFDTSCHLFDGCGFDTVAPGLHSFLFEPLLGDADGNGFYFNKPMLLALLGSIIIVGFFWAAFARPKVVPGKLQMVAEAGYDFIRRGIVYETIGKKEGEKYVPLAVSLFFFIWVMNLWSIIPVASFPVTSIIAYPMVLAAIVYILWVSLTFKRHGFVGAFKNFTGYDKSLGAVLPLSMTIELASNLIVRPFTHAVRLFANMFAGHTLLLLFTIASWYMLNGIGIAYSGVSFVMVIIMTAFELFIQAVQAYVFVLLTCTFIQGALAEHH from the coding sequence ATGAAGGAGCCCGCGGTGAGTGCTGACCCGACGCAGACGCTCGCTTTCGACACGAGCTGTCACCTGTTCGACGGGTGTGGTTTCGACACGGTCGCTCCGGGCCTCCACTCGTTCCTGTTCGAGCCGCTCCTCGGCGACGCGGACGGCAACGGCTTCTACTTCAACAAGCCGATGCTGCTGGCGCTTCTCGGCTCCATCATCATCGTGGGCTTCTTCTGGGCCGCGTTCGCCCGGCCGAAGGTCGTCCCCGGCAAGCTGCAAATGGTCGCCGAGGCCGGTTACGACTTCATCCGCCGCGGCATCGTCTACGAGACGATCGGCAAGAAGGAAGGCGAGAAGTACGTACCGCTCGCCGTCTCCCTCTTCTTCTTCATCTGGGTGATGAACCTCTGGTCGATCATCCCGGTCGCCTCCTTCCCGGTGACGTCGATCATCGCCTACCCGATGGTCCTCGCCGCGATCGTCTACATCCTGTGGGTCTCGCTCACGTTCAAGCGGCACGGCTTCGTCGGCGCCTTCAAGAACTTCACCGGCTACGACAAGTCGCTGGGCGCGGTCCTCCCGCTGTCGATGACGATCGAGCTCGCCTCGAACCTGATCGTCCGCCCGTTCACGCACGCGGTGCGACTGTTCGCGAACATGTTCGCCGGCCACACCCTGCTGCTGCTCTTCACGATCGCCAGCTGGTACATGCTGAACGGCATCGGCATCGCCTACTCCGGCGTCTCGTTCGTGATGGTCATCATCATGACCGCCTTCGAGCTCTTCATCCAGGCGGTTCAGGCGTACGTCTTCGTCCTCCTGACCTGCACCTTCATCCAGGGCGCGCTCGCCGAGCACCACTGA
- the atpE gene encoding ATP synthase F0 subunit C produces MSALQTLAAVEGNLGSIGYGLAAIGPGVGVGIIFGNGTQALARQPEAAGLIRANQILGFAFCEALALIGLVMPFVY; encoded by the coding sequence ATGTCCGCTCTCCAGACCCTCGCTGCGGTCGAAGGCAACCTCGGCTCCATCGGTTACGGCCTCGCCGCGATCGGCCCGGGCGTCGGCGTCGGCATCATCTTCGGTAACGGCACGCAGGCCCTCGCCCGCCAGCCCGAGGCGGCCGGCCTCATCCGCGCCAACCAGATCCTCGGCTTCGCCTTCTGTGAGGCGCTCGCCCTCATCGGTCTGGTCATGCCGTTCGTCTACTAA
- a CDS encoding glycoside hydrolase family 18 chitinase, with translation MRFRHRAAAAFATLLLPFAGLVGLASPAQAATSATATFAKPQDWGTGFEGKWTVKNTGDTTLSSWTVEWDYPSGTSVTSAWDADVTSSGTHWTAKNKSWNGTLAPGASVSFGFNGSGSGSPSNCKLNGGSCDGGTTTPGDAAPSAPGTPTASGVTDTSVKLSWSAATDDKGVKNYDVLRNGTKVTTVTTTSYTDTGLTAGTSYSYTVQARDTADQTGPVSGAVSVTTTGGGTTDPGTGGNKVKLGYFTEWGVYGRNYHVKNLVTSGSASKITHINYAFGNVKDGKCVVDDTYAAYDKAYTADQSVSGVADTWDQPLRGNFNQLRELKAKYPNIKVLYSFGGWTYSGGFAQAAANPAAFAASCKSVIEDPRWADVFDGIDIDWEYPNACGLTCDTSGAAAFKNLVAALRSEFGSDYLVTAAITADASSGGKIDAADYGGASAYLNWYNVMTYDYFGAWDKTGPTAPHSPLTSYSGIPKAGFNSADAIAKLKAKGVASSKLLLGIGFYGRGWTGVTQAAPGGTATGPATGTYEAGIEDYKVLKTSCPATGTVGGTAYAYCGSNWWSYDTPATIGTKMTWAKNQGLGGAFFWEFSGDSSNGELVSAINSGLS, from the coding sequence ATGCGCTTCAGACACAGAGCCGCGGCAGCGTTCGCGACGCTGTTGCTCCCCTTCGCCGGACTGGTCGGGCTGGCCAGTCCCGCCCAGGCCGCGACGTCCGCGACCGCGACCTTCGCCAAGCCCCAGGACTGGGGCACCGGATTCGAAGGCAAGTGGACCGTCAAGAACACAGGCGACACCACCCTCAGCTCCTGGACCGTGGAGTGGGACTACCCCTCCGGCACCTCGGTCACCTCCGCCTGGGACGCCGACGTCACCTCCTCCGGCACCCACTGGACCGCCAAGAACAAGTCCTGGAACGGCACCCTCGCCCCCGGCGCCTCCGTCTCCTTCGGCTTCAACGGCTCCGGCTCCGGCTCCCCGTCCAACTGCAAGCTGAACGGCGGCAGTTGTGACGGCGGCACCACCACCCCCGGCGACGCCGCGCCCAGCGCCCCCGGCACCCCGACCGCATCCGGCGTCACCGACACCTCGGTGAAGCTCTCCTGGAGCGCGGCCACCGACGACAAGGGCGTGAAGAACTACGACGTCCTGCGCAACGGCACCAAGGTCACGACGGTGACGACGACCTCGTACACCGACACCGGCCTGACCGCGGGCACCTCGTACTCCTACACCGTCCAGGCCCGCGACACCGCCGACCAGACCGGCCCGGTCAGCGGCGCGGTCTCCGTGACGACCACGGGCGGCGGCACCACCGACCCGGGCACCGGCGGCAACAAGGTCAAGCTCGGCTACTTCACCGAGTGGGGCGTCTACGGCCGCAACTACCACGTCAAGAACCTGGTGACCTCGGGCTCCGCCTCGAAGATCACCCACATCAACTACGCCTTCGGCAACGTCAAGGACGGCAAGTGCGTCGTCGACGACACCTACGCCGCCTACGACAAGGCCTACACCGCCGACCAGTCGGTCAGCGGCGTCGCCGACACCTGGGACCAGCCGCTGCGCGGCAACTTCAACCAGCTGCGTGAACTGAAGGCCAAGTACCCGAACATCAAGGTCCTCTACTCCTTCGGCGGCTGGACCTACTCCGGCGGCTTCGCCCAGGCCGCCGCCAACCCGGCCGCGTTCGCCGCGAGTTGCAAGTCCGTCATCGAGGACCCGCGCTGGGCGGACGTCTTCGACGGCATCGACATCGACTGGGAGTACCCCAACGCCTGCGGGCTGACCTGTGACACCTCCGGTGCCGCGGCCTTCAAGAACCTGGTGGCGGCGTTGCGTTCGGAGTTCGGCAGCGACTACCTCGTCACCGCCGCGATCACCGCGGACGCCTCCAGCGGCGGCAAGATCGACGCGGCCGACTACGGCGGCGCCTCGGCGTACCTCAACTGGTACAACGTGATGACGTACGACTACTTCGGCGCCTGGGACAAGACCGGCCCCACCGCCCCGCACTCCCCGCTCACCTCGTACTCCGGCATCCCGAAGGCCGGCTTCAACTCGGCCGACGCGATCGCCAAGCTGAAGGCGAAGGGCGTGGCGTCGAGCAAGCTCCTGCTCGGCATCGGCTTCTACGGCCGCGGCTGGACCGGTGTCACCCAGGCCGCCCCCGGCGGCACCGCCACCGGGCCGGCGACCGGCACCTACGAGGCCGGCATCGAGGACTACAAGGTCCTCAAGACGTCCTGCCCCGCCACCGGCACCGTCGGCGGCACCGCGTACGCCTACTGCGGCAGCAACTGGTGGTCGTACGACACCCCCGCCACCATCGGCACCAAGATGACCTGGGCCAAGAACCAGGGCCTCGGCGGCGCCTTCTTCTGGGAGTTCAGCGGTGACAGCTCCAACGGCGAGCTGGTGAGCGCCATCAACAGCGGGCTCAGCTAG
- a CDS encoding MraY family glycosyltransferase, translated as MREYLLTLCITAAVTYLLTGPVRKFAIVAGAMPEIRARDVHREPTPRLGGIAMFFGLCAGLLVADHLTNLNGVFSQSNEPRALLSGAALIWLIGVLDDKFEIDALIKLGGQMIAAGVMVMQGLTILWLPIPGFGSVALTQWQGTLLTVALVVITINAVNFVDGLDGLAAGMVCIASAAFFLYAYRVWVSYGIEAAAPATLFSAILMGMCLGFLPHNMHPARIFMGDSGSMLIGLVLAAGAISITGQVDPDALKLFAGSEKAAVHQTVPVYIPLLLPLTIIAIPAADLVLAIVRRTWRGQSPFAADRGHLHHRLLEIGHSHSRAVLIMYFWSALIAFGALAYSVNSASMWIVLGVVILSAIGLLLLLLPRFTPRAPMWAQAVVPPRYRRRRKAVAESAPVAEPVSAEAEEEERTPVAIGVSGVNGATAIGARSRFLDRRKAESSR; from the coding sequence GTGCGTGAATACCTGCTGACGCTCTGCATCACGGCCGCGGTGACGTATCTGCTGACAGGGCCGGTACGGAAGTTCGCGATCGTGGCCGGAGCGATGCCGGAGATCAGGGCCCGTGACGTGCACCGGGAACCGACTCCGCGGCTCGGCGGTATCGCCATGTTCTTCGGCCTGTGCGCCGGACTGCTGGTCGCCGATCACCTGACCAACCTCAACGGGGTCTTCTCCCAGTCCAACGAGCCGCGCGCGCTGCTCTCCGGCGCCGCCCTGATCTGGCTGATCGGCGTCCTGGACGACAAGTTCGAGATCGACGCCCTGATCAAGCTCGGCGGGCAGATGATCGCCGCCGGCGTGATGGTCATGCAGGGTCTGACGATCCTGTGGCTGCCGATCCCGGGCTTCGGCTCGGTCGCGCTGACCCAGTGGCAGGGCACCCTGCTGACGGTGGCGCTGGTGGTCATCACCATCAACGCGGTCAACTTCGTGGACGGCCTCGACGGTCTCGCGGCCGGCATGGTGTGCATCGCTTCGGCCGCGTTCTTCCTGTACGCCTACCGGGTGTGGGTCTCGTACGGCATTGAAGCCGCCGCTCCGGCCACGCTGTTCTCGGCGATCCTCATGGGCATGTGCCTGGGCTTCCTGCCGCACAACATGCATCCCGCGCGGATCTTCATGGGCGACTCGGGCTCGATGCTGATCGGGCTGGTGCTGGCCGCCGGCGCGATCTCCATCACCGGGCAGGTCGACCCGGACGCGCTCAAGCTGTTCGCCGGGTCCGAGAAGGCGGCCGTGCACCAGACGGTGCCGGTCTACATCCCGCTGCTGCTGCCGCTGACCATCATCGCCATCCCGGCCGCCGACCTGGTGCTGGCGATCGTGCGGCGCACCTGGCGCGGTCAGTCGCCGTTCGCGGCCGACCGGGGGCATCTGCACCACCGGCTGCTGGAGATCGGGCACTCGCACAGCAGGGCCGTCCTGATCATGTACTTCTGGTCGGCGCTGATCGCGTTCGGCGCCCTCGCCTACTCCGTGAACTCCGCGTCCATGTGGATCGTGCTCGGTGTGGTGATCCTCTCGGCGATCGGGCTGCTGTTGCTGCTGCTGCCGCGCTTCACGCCGCGTGCCCCGATGTGGGCGCAGGCCGTCGTGCCGCCGCGATATCGCCGTCGCCGCAAGGCCGTTGCGGAATCCGCGCCGGTCGCGGAGCCGGTCTCTGCCGAGGCGGAGGAGGAAGAGCGCACTCCGGTCGCGATCGGGGTGTCCGGCGTCAACGGGGCGACCGCCATCGGCGCCCGTTCGCGCTTCCTGGACCGGCGGAAAGCCGAATCGTCGCGCTGA
- a CDS encoding DUF2550 domain-containing protein → MVLALTVCGIVVALVVLGLFVFGLRRRLIQRSGGTFDCSLRWDVPEKTDTSGKGWSYGVARYNGDRIEWYRVFSYAYRPRRVLERAAIEVAGRRLPEGEEELALLSDAVVLTCLHRGTRLELAMSEDALTGFLAWLEAAPPGQRVNVA, encoded by the coding sequence ATGGTCCTCGCTCTGACTGTGTGCGGAATCGTGGTCGCCCTGGTGGTCCTGGGCCTGTTCGTCTTCGGCCTGCGCCGCAGACTGATCCAGCGCTCGGGCGGCACCTTCGACTGTTCCCTGCGCTGGGACGTCCCGGAGAAAACCGACACCAGCGGCAAAGGCTGGAGCTATGGCGTAGCCCGCTACAACGGTGACCGTATCGAGTGGTACCGCGTCTTCTCCTACGCCTACCGCCCGCGCCGCGTCCTGGAGCGCGCCGCGATCGAGGTCGCCGGCCGCCGTCTCCCCGAGGGCGAGGAGGAGCTGGCGCTGCTCTCCGACGCCGTCGTCCTCACCTGTCTCCACCGGGGCACGCGCCTGGAGCTCGCCATGAGCGAAGACGCGCTGACCGGTTTTCTCGCGTGGCTTGAGGCAGCCCCGCCCGGTCAGCGCGTCAATGTCGCGTAG